The following proteins are encoded in a genomic region of Lytechinus variegatus isolate NC3 chromosome 7, Lvar_3.0, whole genome shotgun sequence:
- the LOC121418439 gene encoding dynein light chain 1, axonemal-like, with translation MAGGTKGTTIKEALARWEAREQEASQSQEKIKASDAKCVKLLFQIPPIDKMDASLSTLSNCTQLSLSTNVIEKIANLNGLKNLKILSLGRNLIKNLNGLEAVSDTLEELWISYNYIEKLKGIQVLKKLKVLYMSNNSVKDWGEFDKLNQLPCLVELVFVGNPLEENHSQVGDYVPLVRKKLPGLKKLDGEPLVDDNMEQDEED, from the exons ATGGCC GGAGGAACAAAAGGCACCACAATTAAAGAAGCCCTTGCAAGATGG GAGGCAAGGGAACAAGAGGCAAGTCAGTcccaagaaaaaataaaagccAGTGATGCTAAGTGTGTCAAACTCCTCTTCCAGATCCCACCCATTGATAAAATGGATGCATCCCTTTCAACTCTTAGCAACTGCAC gcaATTGTCCCTTTCAACAAATGTGATTGAAAAGATCGCAAACCTGAATGGCTTAA AAAACCTGAAGATTCTATCACTTGGCAGGAATCTTATAAAGAACCTCAATGGCTTG GAAGCAGTATCAGACACATTAGAAGAGCTGTGGATCTCCTATAATTATATTGAGAAACTGAAAGGCATTCAAGTACTTAAGAAACTCAAA gTGTTGTACATGTCGAATAATTCTGTCAAAGATTGGGGTGAATTTGATAAACTCAACCAGCTTCCTTGCCTCGTAGAGCTTGTGTTTGTAG GTAACCCACTGGAGGAGAATCATTCGCAAGTAGGAGACTATGTACCACTAGTCAGGAAGAAGTTACCGGGTCTAAAGAAGTTAGATG gtGAGCCCCTTGTTGATGATAATATGGAGCAAGATGAAGAAGACTGA
- the LOC121418438 gene encoding 28S ribosomal protein S10, mitochondrial-like translates to MATSTSKIVQILRRPLSTIWSSKASLVKTVPQTQDLVRFHSQLSRLVYLKSGLSLGRCLFSYPTGSTLPKSTLVSQCAGLSCSPYTTSSQHTQQVQTNEDEPDKLYKWIELKVKGHEDAVLDSYTKYVNLAADELDIQIESIAKPFRNIRRLTLLKSRHVYKKHRVQYEMRTYYRVIKLKHLTGSTASVFLEYIQRNLPEGVAMQVKKCSIERLPAHLQSPPEELEEDLEMTSSSSSSSSESEDESQDKTS, encoded by the exons ATGGCGACTTCCACATCTAAAATAGTTCAAATTTTGAGACGTCCATTATCAACGATTTGGAGTTCT AAAGCCTCCTTAGTGAAGACAGTCCCCCAAACTCAGGACTTGGTCAGATTTCATTCACAGTTATCAAG attaGTGTATCTGAAGAGTGGATTGTCTCTTGGAAGGTGTTTGTTTAGTTATCCTACAG GCTCAACACTACCAAAATCCACACTTGTTTCGCAATGTGCAGGACTGAGTTGTTCACCGTACACAACATCAAGTCAGCATACACAACAAGTACAG aCTAATGAGGATGAACCAGACAAGCTGTATAAATGGATTgaactcaaggtcaaaggtcatgaagATGCTGTTCTGGACAGCTACACTAAGTATGTGAATCTTGCTGCTGATGAACTGGATATCCAGATAGAAAGCAT AGCTAAACCATTCAGAAACATTAGGAGACTAACTCTACTGAAGTCAAGACATGTGTACAAGAAACACAGGGTACAGTATGAGATGAGAACGTACTACAGAGTGATTAAA CTGAAGCATCTAACAGGTTCCACAGCTAGTGTGTTCTTAGAGTACATTCAAAGAAATCTACCTGAAGGTGTTGCGATGCAAGTTAAGAAG TGCTCTATTGAAAGATTACCTGCTCATCTGCAGTCTCCTCCTGAAGAATTGGAAGAAGACCTTGAGATGACatcatcttcctcctcatcCTCATCGGAATCAGAAGATGAATCGCAAGACAAGACATCATGA